In a single window of the uncultured Dysgonomonas sp. genome:
- a CDS encoding porin, whose protein sequence is MKKFFVFIIFCLSFSTFYAQESDELLKKLVEKNVLTQSEANEIKKETANKEQKATLPQKVEKVRQAFNTPYMQFGGNGQFMYRYSDVDKIHNDFKAKNLFISVSGKLNDSFRYGFLLEMVNPSVQEFWGEWTAAKEFNFKVGQFKSPFTLESQYVPATLETAAYSRTISNLVGYAGEDDVLKKQNNKNNFGRDAGAMISGELFPMEKHNLLQYSAGVFQGTGVTTGETNNAKDFAGMLLLQPVQGLRVGGGVYFGQASYARAGETVTSDHVRDRWYVSADYKSERFNARAEWINGNDGGIEKEGVYAMGLYYLVPKKLNTLLKADYYNRNKDINSEVIDYTVGINYYFYPQCRVQLNYTYSDYSNKWDAQNSNVVIAQLQIAF, encoded by the coding sequence ATGAAGAAATTTTTTGTTTTTATAATCTTTTGCTTATCATTCAGCACTTTCTATGCACAGGAATCTGACGAGTTACTGAAGAAACTGGTTGAAAAAAATGTACTTACCCAGTCTGAAGCCAATGAAATTAAAAAAGAAACGGCAAATAAAGAACAAAAAGCAACCCTTCCTCAGAAAGTAGAAAAAGTAAGGCAAGCTTTCAATACTCCTTATATGCAGTTTGGAGGAAACGGACAATTCATGTACAGATATTCCGATGTAGACAAAATACACAACGACTTCAAAGCTAAAAATCTGTTTATATCGGTAAGTGGAAAACTAAACGATTCGTTCCGCTACGGTTTTCTTTTAGAGATGGTAAATCCATCCGTTCAGGAATTCTGGGGAGAATGGACGGCAGCCAAAGAGTTCAATTTCAAAGTAGGACAATTCAAGAGCCCGTTCACACTGGAAAGTCAGTATGTACCGGCCACATTGGAAACAGCGGCCTATTCCCGCACCATATCCAATCTGGTAGGATATGCCGGAGAGGACGATGTATTGAAAAAACAAAACAATAAAAACAATTTCGGCCGCGATGCCGGAGCAATGATTTCAGGAGAACTTTTCCCTATGGAAAAGCATAACCTGTTGCAATACTCCGCCGGTGTATTTCAGGGAACAGGTGTTACCACGGGCGAAACGAACAATGCCAAAGACTTTGCCGGAATGCTATTGCTCCAACCCGTACAAGGGCTGAGGGTCGGAGGGGGAGTCTACTTTGGACAGGCCTCGTATGCCAGAGCCGGAGAAACGGTGACATCCGACCACGTACGCGACAGATGGTATGTGAGCGCGGATTATAAATCGGAACGTTTCAATGCCCGTGCCGAGTGGATAAATGGCAACGATGGTGGAATAGAAAAGGAAGGAGTTTATGCCATGGGGCTGTATTACCTTGTTCCAAAAAAACTGAACACCTTACTAAAAGCCGATTACTATAACAGGAATAAAGATATTAATAGTGAGGTAATTGATTATACTGTCGGAATAAATTATTATTTTTATCCTCAGTGCCGGGTACAACTCAACTATACTTATTCGGACTATTCGAACAAATGGGATGCGCAAAATTCAAATGTAGTGATAGCACAACTGCAAATTGCGTTTTAA
- a CDS encoding S9 family peptidase: MKKVLFSTLILFIFMSCTTTNKNAFKEAKAPIAEKKEHLRIIHGDTVNDEYYWMYDFFGKGPDSTLVVDYLKAENAYLDTVMGGTAGFQEALFNEMKGRIKETDESVPTFKNGYYYYTRTEEGKQYYKYCRKKGSLEASEEILLDVDKMAEGHSYYAVGGVSVSDDNKLMAYGVDEVSRRQYTIYFKNLETGEVYKETIPNTSGGATWAADNKTVFYTSKNPVTLLSEKIKRHTLGSNASSDVTVYEEKDKSNYIGVGKTKNRKYIFIQSQATLSSETFFIEADKPASAFKSFQPRMKDVLYDIIPLADRFLILTNKDAKNFRVMECSLDKTGVDNWKEYIPHRADVLLESIDEFKDFIVLEERKEGLVKLCVRSLKDGKEHYIDFGEPTYMAYTASNPEYESNIVRYGYTSMTTPSSTFDYNMDTHEKTLMKEREVVGGYNKEDYQTERLYATAKDGTRVPISLVYKKTTKKDNKTPLLLYGYGSYGASMDASFSSNRLSLLDRGFIYAIAHIRGGQEMGRQWYEDGKLMKKINTFTDFIDCGEFLVKENYTGKEHLYAQGGSAGGLLIGAVINMNPGLWNGVIADVPFVDVVNTMLDESIPLTTNEFDEWGNPKDKDAYFYMKSYSPYENVEKKDYPNILVTTGLHDSQVQYFEPAKWVAKLRDMKTDNNVLLLKTNMEFGHGGASGRFDYLKDIALDYAFLFTLEGIDK; this comes from the coding sequence ATGAAAAAAGTATTGTTTTCCACTCTGATTCTATTCATTTTTATGTCGTGTACAACAACCAATAAAAACGCCTTCAAAGAGGCAAAAGCCCCGATAGCCGAAAAGAAAGAGCATCTCCGTATTATACACGGGGATACCGTGAATGATGAATATTACTGGATGTATGACTTTTTTGGTAAAGGGCCGGACAGTACATTGGTAGTAGATTACCTGAAGGCGGAGAATGCCTATCTGGATACTGTAATGGGTGGTACAGCCGGTTTTCAGGAAGCATTGTTTAATGAGATGAAAGGCCGGATAAAAGAAACGGATGAAAGTGTGCCGACCTTCAAAAACGGTTACTATTATTATACGCGAACCGAAGAGGGAAAGCAATATTATAAATATTGCCGTAAAAAAGGGAGTCTTGAAGCCTCGGAAGAAATACTGCTCGATGTGGATAAAATGGCAGAAGGACATTCTTATTATGCTGTCGGCGGAGTTTCTGTCAGCGATGACAATAAACTGATGGCCTATGGTGTGGATGAGGTGAGCCGGAGACAATACACTATCTACTTCAAAAATCTGGAGACAGGTGAGGTTTATAAAGAAACGATTCCGAATACAAGCGGAGGGGCTACATGGGCGGCGGATAATAAGACTGTATTTTATACATCGAAAAATCCGGTCACCTTATTGTCGGAAAAAATCAAACGCCACACTTTAGGCTCGAATGCATCTTCGGATGTGACTGTATATGAAGAAAAGGATAAAAGCAATTATATAGGAGTAGGTAAGACCAAGAACCGTAAGTATATCTTTATCCAGTCACAGGCAACCTTATCGTCAGAGACATTCTTCATCGAAGCCGACAAGCCGGCTTCTGCCTTCAAATCATTCCAGCCAAGGATGAAAGATGTATTGTATGATATAATTCCTTTGGCCGACAGGTTCCTTATCCTTACCAATAAGGATGCGAAGAATTTCCGCGTAATGGAATGCTCACTGGATAAAACGGGTGTGGATAACTGGAAAGAATATATTCCTCACCGTGCAGACGTATTGCTGGAAAGCATTGATGAATTTAAAGATTTTATCGTGCTCGAGGAACGGAAAGAAGGACTTGTAAAGCTTTGTGTACGCAGCCTGAAAGACGGGAAAGAACATTATATTGATTTCGGAGAGCCTACTTATATGGCTTATACGGCTTCGAATCCGGAATACGAAAGTAATATCGTCCGTTATGGGTATACATCTATGACTACGCCGAGCTCTACATTCGATTACAATATGGATACTCATGAGAAAACGCTTATGAAAGAACGCGAAGTAGTGGGAGGATACAACAAAGAAGATTATCAGACCGAAAGATTGTATGCTACGGCCAAAGATGGAACAAGAGTACCTATCTCGCTTGTGTACAAGAAGACGACAAAGAAAGATAATAAAACTCCATTGTTGCTTTATGGCTATGGAAGTTATGGTGCCAGTATGGATGCTTCTTTCAGCAGCAATCGCCTGAGTCTTTTAGACAGAGGATTCATATATGCGATAGCTCATATTCGCGGAGGTCAGGAAATGGGGCGCCAGTGGTACGAAGACGGTAAGCTGATGAAAAAGATAAATACATTCACTGATTTTATCGACTGTGGCGAATTCCTAGTGAAAGAAAATTATACCGGCAAGGAGCATTTATATGCTCAGGGAGGTAGTGCCGGAGGGCTTCTTATAGGTGCGGTTATAAATATGAATCCGGGCCTTTGGAATGGAGTGATTGCCGATGTGCCTTTTGTGGACGTGGTGAATACTATGTTGGATGAAAGTATTCCTTTGACAACGAATGAGTTTGACGAATGGGGAAATCCTAAAGATAAAGATGCATATTTCTATATGAAAAGTTACAGCCCTTACGAAAATGTAGAAAAGAAAGACTATCCGAATATACTTGTCACCACAGGTTTGCACGATAGCCAGGTGCAATATTTCGAGCCGGCCAAATGGGTGGCTAAGCTAAGGGATATGAAGACCGACAATAATGTGCTGTTGCTGAAAACGAATATGGAATTCGGGCACGGCGGGGCCAGTGGCCGGTTCGACTACTTGAAAGATATTGCTTTAGATTATGCTTTCTTATTCACATTGGAGGGAATAGACAAGTAG
- the gap gene encoding type I glyceraldehyde-3-phosphate dehydrogenase has product MIKVGINGFGRIGRLVFRAAQGRSDIQVVGINDLIDVEYMAYMLKYDTVHGKFNGTVEVKDGKLVVNGNAIRVTAEKNPADLKWNEIGAEYIVESTGLFLEKPKAQGHIDAGAKYVVMSGPSKDDTRMFVCGVNHDKYEKGEQFVSNASCTTNCLAPIAKVLNDKFGIVEALMTTVHATTATQKTVDGPSAKDWRGGRAAAGNIIPSSTGAAKAVGKVIPELNGKLTGMSMRVPTLDVSVVDLTARLAKETSYEDICKAMKEASEGELKGVLGYTEDAVVSSDFIGDARTSIFDAKAGIQLSPTFVKVVSWYDNEWGFSTKMLELIAHMAKVNA; this is encoded by the coding sequence ATGATTAAAGTAGGTATTAACGGTTTTGGACGTATTGGTCGTCTGGTATTCCGTGCTGCACAAGGCAGAAGTGACATTCAAGTTGTTGGTATCAATGACCTTATCGATGTTGAATATATGGCATATATGCTAAAATACGATACTGTTCATGGAAAATTCAATGGTACAGTTGAAGTAAAAGACGGCAAATTGGTAGTAAACGGAAACGCTATCCGTGTAACTGCTGAAAAAAATCCTGCTGACTTGAAATGGAATGAAATCGGCGCTGAATATATCGTAGAGTCTACAGGTCTTTTCCTTGAAAAACCTAAAGCTCAAGGTCACATCGACGCTGGTGCTAAATATGTAGTTATGTCTGGTCCTTCTAAAGACGATACTCGTATGTTCGTTTGCGGAGTAAACCACGATAAATATGAAAAAGGTGAGCAATTCGTTTCTAACGCTTCTTGTACTACAAACTGTCTTGCTCCTATCGCTAAAGTATTGAATGACAAATTCGGTATCGTTGAGGCTTTGATGACTACAGTTCACGCTACTACTGCTACTCAAAAAACAGTAGATGGACCTTCAGCTAAAGACTGGAGAGGCGGACGTGCTGCTGCTGGTAACATCATCCCTTCTTCTACAGGTGCTGCTAAAGCTGTAGGTAAAGTTATCCCTGAGCTTAACGGAAAACTTACAGGTATGTCAATGCGTGTTCCTACTCTTGACGTTTCTGTTGTTGACTTAACTGCTCGTCTAGCTAAAGAAACTAGCTACGAAGATATCTGTAAAGCTATGAAAGAAGCTTCTGAAGGCGAATTGAAAGGTGTTCTTGGATATACTGAAGATGCTGTTGTTTCTTCTGATTTCATCGGAGACGCACGTACTTCTATCTTCGACGCAAAAGCTGGTATCCAATTGAGCCCAACATTCGTTAAAGTTGTTAGCTGGTATGACAACGAATGGGGATTCTCAACTAAAATGCTTGAGCTTATCGCTCACATGGCTAAAGTTAACGCATAA
- a CDS encoding lipopolysaccharide biosynthesis protein, protein MADSLKRKTGVALFWSFIDKGGQQIITLVFFYILVRLISKEDIGTVNLLAIFTIISGMLQESGYSSALIRKKEVHPEEYTSVFYFNIVISLSLYTILFFCAPVISWFYEKPVLTDLARFVFLAFVFNAFAIIQNVNLVREMNFKLNTRITLVAWCVSGLIAILMAYNGYGIWSMAAQQVLQSFIRSSLLWIFVKWRPSGKFVFLHIKKMSSYSINLLISGLFGQICNNISPLIIGKKFSIPQVASYSQGLKLTNIPQSVISDGMRSVAYPLLSKIGEDDERSKKAYRKVMRITSFISFPVAMLLIVTASPIVSIYLPPEWTDVIPILQVLAIGGAFLPHFGLISSLLQFKGESKLLLKIEACKNVLILVAIAIGVQFGIQGLVTGLSLVNVLAFFAGIYIAGKRISYSFMEILKDTIPYVIISVVSFAPFVMLYISRLENVFLLLIIPAIMGSCLYLLIMKVFGSVIMQETIDFVKLSYNKTFKR, encoded by the coding sequence ATGGCAGATTCTCTTAAAAGGAAAACAGGTGTAGCTTTGTTCTGGAGCTTTATTGATAAAGGCGGACAGCAGATTATTACGCTGGTTTTCTTTTATATTCTCGTTCGTCTGATATCTAAAGAAGATATCGGGACGGTAAATTTGCTGGCGATCTTTACCATTATTTCGGGCATGTTGCAGGAAAGTGGTTATTCATCGGCACTGATCCGCAAAAAGGAAGTGCATCCAGAAGAATATACCTCTGTTTTTTATTTCAATATAGTAATCAGCCTTAGCCTGTACACTATTCTATTCTTTTGTGCGCCTGTTATCAGCTGGTTTTATGAAAAACCTGTATTGACAGATTTGGCGCGTTTTGTATTCCTGGCCTTTGTCTTCAATGCATTTGCAATTATACAGAATGTAAATCTGGTGAGAGAAATGAATTTCAAACTCAATACACGGATTACGCTTGTTGCATGGTGTGTATCGGGATTGATAGCAATATTGATGGCGTACAACGGATACGGAATATGGAGTATGGCAGCTCAGCAGGTTTTACAAAGTTTTATCAGAAGCTCATTGTTATGGATTTTTGTAAAATGGAGGCCAAGTGGGAAATTTGTCTTCCTGCATATAAAAAAAATGTCGTCTTATAGCATAAATCTTCTGATATCCGGACTGTTCGGACAAATATGTAACAATATATCACCCCTGATTATCGGTAAAAAGTTCTCTATACCCCAGGTGGCCTCATACAGTCAGGGGCTAAAGCTGACAAATATACCGCAGTCGGTTATCAGCGACGGGATGCGGAGTGTAGCTTATCCACTGTTGTCGAAGATAGGAGAAGATGACGAAAGAAGCAAGAAGGCGTACCGGAAAGTTATGCGTATAACATCCTTTATCTCTTTTCCTGTGGCTATGCTGCTCATAGTAACGGCGAGCCCGATAGTTTCTATCTATCTGCCTCCCGAATGGACGGATGTAATTCCTATATTGCAAGTATTGGCTATCGGAGGGGCTTTCTTACCGCACTTCGGACTTATTTCATCACTGCTCCAATTCAAAGGGGAATCGAAATTGCTGCTAAAGATTGAAGCGTGTAAAAACGTGCTTATACTGGTTGCTATTGCCATTGGTGTACAATTTGGCATACAAGGACTGGTAACAGGATTAAGCCTTGTAAATGTACTGGCTTTTTTTGCAGGTATATATATAGCCGGGAAACGTATATCATACTCATTTATGGAAATACTGAAGGATACCATACCATACGTTATTATATCAGTGGTTTCATTCGCTCCTTTTGTTATGCTTTATATAAGCAGACTGGAAAATGTATTTTTATTACTTATTATTCCTGCGATCATGGGAAGCTGTCTTTACCTTCTCATAATGAAGGTTTTTGGTTCGGTTATTATGCAGGAAACAATCGATTTTGTGAAACTCTCTTATAACAAAACCTTTAAACGATAA
- a CDS encoding glycosyltransferase yields MPKVSILMPVYNAGQYLSQAIDSIRSQSFKDWELILVNDGSTDDSEAIICGYNDNRIYYVKNPVNLGLIKTLNKGIGLCGGEYIARMDADDISLTERLRIQADFLDTHPGYLMCGTNASVINNKGERTGKIRNLQDNDFLQINLLFSPPFIHPTVMIRREVLEKNRYDEAYKHVEDYELWCRIAKQGKIANLKDELFAYRWHDSNVSVLNNEIQDRLKDKIISAELGALDIVPTEHELYCHKVTFRLYNMGNRQEVSVSQFNDVSAWFSKLIRKNGETGRYNGEDLIAFLWARWIVLCISQKKYMRMIPPFASLKPSVFIKLLKLILFLKNK; encoded by the coding sequence ATGCCTAAAGTTTCCATCTTGATGCCTGTTTATAATGCCGGACAGTACTTGTCGCAGGCCATAGACAGCATACGCTCCCAGAGCTTTAAGGATTGGGAACTGATACTTGTCAATGACGGCTCTACAGACGATAGTGAAGCGATTATATGCGGCTATAATGACAATAGGATATATTATGTAAAGAACCCTGTAAATCTGGGATTGATAAAGACGCTCAATAAGGGGATCGGCCTATGTGGAGGTGAATACATCGCCCGTATGGACGCGGATGACATCTCTCTTACCGAACGACTGAGAATACAGGCTGACTTTCTGGATACTCATCCCGGTTATCTGATGTGTGGGACTAACGCCTCCGTTATCAACAATAAGGGTGAGAGAACCGGAAAAATAAGAAATCTCCAGGATAATGATTTTTTGCAAATCAATCTTTTATTCTCTCCGCCGTTTATTCATCCTACTGTAATGATTCGCCGCGAAGTGTTGGAGAAGAACAGGTATGATGAAGCATATAAGCATGTGGAAGACTACGAACTCTGGTGCCGGATAGCAAAACAGGGGAAGATCGCTAATCTGAAAGACGAGTTGTTCGCTTATCGCTGGCATGACAGCAACGTATCTGTACTGAATAACGAGATACAGGATAGGCTGAAAGATAAGATTATCTCTGCTGAATTGGGAGCATTGGATATCGTCCCTACCGAACACGAATTGTATTGCCATAAAGTAACTTTCCGGCTATATAATATGGGAAACCGGCAAGAGGTGTCCGTTTCACAGTTCAATGACGTTTCCGCTTGGTTTTCGAAACTTATCCGGAAAAATGGAGAAACGGGCAGATACAACGGGGAGGATCTCATCGCATTTCTTTGGGCTCGTTGGATTGTTCTTTGTATATCCCAGAAGAAGTACATGAGAATGATACCTCCATTTGCTTCACTAAAACCATCTGTATTTATAAAATTATTGAAACTGATACTATTCTTAAAGAATAAATGA
- a CDS encoding LicD family protein, whose product MNETEDLKAIYNPEGSELRTLQLKMLDILVVVTDVCDKHNLPYWVSGGTLLGAVRHGGFIPWDDDIDIELLRSDYLKLLRILPKELPDNLYLQTPKEKSYRLLFSKVRDRYSIVHSEEEDMARYKEKGIFIDIFSEERSYRWMKDIVDFFYGRAFRRLKRGRPLHSLQFFYEYATSLVLYPLGVMLIWIARGICTITKPDNILHSYGIGNSTNHNARYMFPVGKVTFEGKEFSAPKEVDTYLRKQYGNYMTVPPKEKRATHFLKVEYI is encoded by the coding sequence ATGAACGAAACCGAAGATTTAAAAGCAATATACAATCCTGAAGGTTCTGAATTAAGGACATTACAGTTAAAGATGCTCGATATACTTGTTGTAGTAACAGATGTCTGCGACAAACATAATCTGCCATATTGGGTTAGTGGGGGAACGTTACTGGGGGCTGTCCGTCACGGAGGATTTATCCCGTGGGATGATGATATTGACATAGAATTGCTTCGTTCTGATTATCTGAAGCTGCTAAGGATTTTGCCCAAGGAACTGCCGGATAATCTCTATTTGCAAACACCAAAAGAGAAAAGCTACAGACTACTTTTTTCCAAAGTAAGGGACAGGTATTCTATTGTACATTCCGAAGAAGAGGATATGGCAAGATATAAGGAAAAGGGAATCTTTATTGATATTTTTTCTGAGGAGAGAAGCTACAGATGGATGAAGGATATTGTCGATTTCTTTTATGGCAGGGCATTCAGACGATTGAAAAGAGGAAGGCCGTTGCACTCATTACAGTTCTTCTATGAATATGCCACTTCGTTAGTCTTATATCCTCTAGGAGTCATGCTTATATGGATTGCCAGAGGAATCTGTACTATTACCAAACCGGATAATATATTACATAGCTATGGTATAGGGAACTCAACCAATCATAATGCCCGGTATATGTTCCCTGTGGGGAAAGTCACGTTCGAAGGAAAGGAGTTTTCCGCCCCGAAAGAAGTAGATACATACTTGAGAAAACAATACGGAAATTATATGACCGTTCCCCCTAAGGAAAAGCGTGCCACACATTTCTTAAAGGTAGAATATATCTGA